Proteins encoded in a region of the Raphanus sativus cultivar WK10039 chromosome 8, ASM80110v3, whole genome shotgun sequence genome:
- the LOC108820101 gene encoding ammonium transporter 1 member 1-like, with the protein MVSVWPPGSSSPVPVGCGEIVGLIESPGSFLSFIINREENTFRPLPHICFRFLSLISLNMSGVLSCSATDLAVLLGPNATAAADYICGQLGTVNNKFTDVAFAVDNTYLLFSAYLVFSMQLGFAMLCAGSVRAKNTMNIMLTNVLDAAAGGLFYYLFGYAFAFGTPSNGFIGKQNFGLKDFPTATNDYSFFLYQWSFAIAAAGITSGSIAERTQFVAYLIYSSFLTGFVYPVVSHWFWSPDGWASPFRTDGDLLFSTGAIDFAGSGVVHMVGGIAGLWGALIEGPRLGRFDSGGRAIALRGHSASLVVLGTFLLWFGWYGFNPGSFNKILVTYESGSMNGQWSAIGRTAVTTTLAGCTAALTTLFGKRLLSGHWNVTDVCNGLLGGFAAITGGCSVVEPWAAIICGFIAALVLLGCNKFAEKLRYDDPLEAAQLHGGCGAWGLIFTALFAKENYLNQIYGVKPGRPHGLFMGGGGKLLGAQLIQIVVIIGWVSVTMGTLFFILKKMKLLRISAEDEMAGMDMTRHGGFAYMYFDDNECHKAIQLRKVQPRSPSPSGVTTTPV; encoded by the exons ATGGTTTCCGTTTGGCCTCCAGGATCTTCCTCACCGGTTCCGGTTGGATGCGGTGAGATAGTCGGACTAATTGAAAG CCCCGGAAGTTTCCTcagttttattataaatagagaagaaaacacCTTTCGTCCTCTGCCCCATATTTGTTTCCGATTTCTCTCACTAATCTCTCTCAACATGTCAGGAGTTTTATCATGCTCCGCAACCGATCTGGCCGTCTTGCTAGGCCCTAATGCCACGGCAGCTGCTGATTACATCTGTGGCCAACTTGGCACCGTGAACAACAAATTCACCGACGTCGCTTTCGCAGTAGACAACACGTATCTCCTCTTCTCAGCCTACCTCGTCTTCTCTATGCAACTTGGCTTCGCTATGCTCTGTGCTGGTTCGGTTAGAGCCAAGAACACGATGAACATCATGCTGACAAACGTCCTTGATGCTGCAGCCGGAGGTCTCTTTTATTATCTATTCGGTTACGCTTTTGCGTTTGGAACTCCCTCAAACGGTTTCATCGGTAAACAAAACTTTGGTCTCAAAGACTTCCCCACGGCCACCAATGATTACTCCTTTTTCCTCTACCAATGGTCCTTCGCTATAGCAGCAGCTGGAATCACCAGTGGCTCCATCGCTGAACGGACTCAGTTCGTAGCTTACTTAATCTACTCTTCTTTCTTAACCGGATTTGTGTACCCGGTCGTCTCTCACTGGTTCTGGTCACCTGACGGTTGGGCCAGTCCGTTCCGTACCGACGGTGATTTGCTTTTCAGCACCGGAGCAATCGATTTTGCTGGCTCTGGAGTTGTCCATATGGTCGGAGGGATCGCTGGACTCTGGGGTGCGTTAATAGAAGGTCCAAGACTTGGCCGGTTTGATAGTGGTGGCCGAGCAATTGCTCTACGAGGACACTCCGCTTCACTTGTCGTCCTGGGAACATTCCTCCTATGGTTCGGATGGTATGGATTCAATCCTGGCTCTTTTAACAAGATCCTTGTGACATACGAGTCAGGCTCCATGAACGGCCAGTGGAGCGCGATAGGACGGACGGCTGTCACGACCACTTTAGCTGGCTGCACTGCCGCACTCACAACCCTTTTTGGGAAACGTCTTCTCTCGGGGCACTGGAACGTTACTGACGTATGCAACGGCCTCCTTGGAGGGTTTGCAGCAATAACCGGTGGCTGCTCTGTCGTAGAGCCGTGGGCGGCCATCATCTGCGGGTTCATCGCGGCCCTTGTCCTCCTTGGGTGCAACAAGTTCGCTGAAAAGCTCAGATACGATGACCCACTCGAGGCAGCACAGCTACACGGCGGGTGCGGGGCATGGGGACTGATATTCACAGCACTCTTCGCTAAAGAAAATTACCTTAACCAGATTTACGGTGTCAAGCCAGGAAGGCCACACGGTTTGTTCATGGGCGGTGGAGGGAAACTTCTCGGGGCTCAGCTCATTCAAATAGTTGTGATCATAGGTTGGGTAAGTGTGACCATGGGAACGCTTTTCTTCATCCTCAAGAAAATGAAGCTGTTGCGTATATCCGCGGAGGATGAGATGGCCGGTATGGATATGACCCGGCATGGTGGCTTTGCTTACATGTACTTTGATGATAATGAGTGTCACAAAGCCATTCAGCTAAGGAAAGTTCAGCCTAGATCTCCTTCACCTTCTGGTGTCACTACAACTCCTGtttga